One genomic window of Phycisphaerales bacterium includes the following:
- a CDS encoding penicillin-binding protein 2, whose protein sequence is MEGEGRQAAARVRWVAPALGISCSVMLLLIVVRVAMLQAMPPEPILSVLEARERQHAISVPRADVLDRRGRPLAVSRYVHRVFFDPVEVAQQLEKGRISVDELAAAMAWMTGEDDFDIDRRIQVSLAENRDRRRAIEAYEAGGQQGEKPKRLIRYVRVGGFLNDHKLAIVRSHPLPGIHLEREAIRDRVGGELASAIVGKVGSDPQFSEGLERTMRERLEGEAGAITYTHDAKGRPLWIARGAAKTPEPAAPLYLSLDLEIQRIARAELRRAVEDADAAGGMVIVLDPSTGEVLAMADVLREVENEPYPWADDRVPKDEWPRRVDLFRRFEFVRPDPLREQDAAIARNRVVEDAYEPGSTFKAFVWAALTDGHPELLDRVFEPAPGGVTFINGRRLSDVRANGEQTWAEVLVNSSNIGMATAAQEFTPAEFRASLERFGIGEPPRVGLPDEAHGTLRSLKNWNDYTHVSIAFGQEVTTSVAQVARAYSAFARNGSEAGTVPALRLSAVGVNGPDGLVARRAVSPEAAMATRTVMVQIAEKLDEKMRGEGPFEYSMFGKSGTAQVAPERTEAWHRRPPGARGYLERQYVSSFVAGAPLDRPRIVVMVSVEDPGPETIRRNQYYGSSVAGPAVRRIVERVLPYLGVEPDRETADASSTSALANAR, encoded by the coding sequence ATGGAAGGTGAGGGACGCCAGGCCGCGGCCCGCGTGCGGTGGGTGGCGCCTGCGCTGGGCATCTCGTGCTCGGTGATGCTTCTGCTCATCGTGGTGCGTGTGGCGATGCTGCAGGCGATGCCACCCGAGCCCATCCTGTCGGTGCTCGAGGCGCGCGAGCGGCAGCACGCCATCAGCGTGCCGCGGGCCGACGTGCTCGACCGTCGCGGCCGGCCGCTGGCGGTGTCGCGGTACGTGCATCGCGTGTTCTTCGATCCGGTGGAGGTTGCCCAGCAGCTCGAGAAGGGGCGCATCAGCGTCGACGAGCTCGCCGCGGCGATGGCGTGGATGACCGGCGAGGACGACTTCGACATCGACCGCCGCATCCAGGTGTCGCTGGCCGAGAACCGTGATCGTCGCCGGGCGATCGAGGCGTACGAGGCGGGTGGGCAGCAGGGCGAGAAGCCAAAGCGGTTGATCCGCTACGTTCGTGTCGGCGGATTCCTCAACGACCACAAGCTGGCCATCGTGCGATCGCATCCGTTGCCCGGTATTCACTTGGAACGCGAGGCGATCCGCGATCGGGTCGGCGGCGAGCTGGCCTCGGCGATCGTCGGCAAGGTTGGTAGCGATCCGCAGTTCAGCGAAGGCCTCGAGCGGACCATGCGCGAGCGGCTGGAGGGCGAGGCAGGCGCCATCACGTATACGCACGACGCCAAGGGGCGACCGCTGTGGATCGCGCGTGGGGCTGCGAAGACGCCCGAACCCGCGGCGCCGCTGTACCTGTCGCTCGACCTGGAGATCCAGCGGATCGCGCGGGCGGAATTGCGGCGCGCGGTGGAAGACGCCGACGCGGCAGGTGGCATGGTGATCGTGCTCGATCCGTCGACCGGCGAGGTGCTGGCGATGGCCGACGTGCTCCGCGAGGTCGAGAACGAGCCCTACCCGTGGGCCGACGACCGCGTGCCCAAGGACGAGTGGCCGCGGCGCGTCGATCTGTTCCGGCGGTTTGAGTTCGTCCGGCCCGACCCGCTGCGCGAGCAGGACGCGGCGATTGCGCGCAATCGCGTCGTCGAGGATGCGTACGAGCCGGGCTCGACGTTCAAGGCGTTCGTGTGGGCGGCGCTGACCGACGGCCATCCCGAGCTGCTCGACCGGGTGTTCGAGCCGGCGCCGGGGGGTGTGACGTTCATCAACGGCAGGCGGCTCAGCGACGTCCGCGCCAACGGCGAGCAGACGTGGGCCGAGGTGCTGGTGAACTCGTCGAACATCGGCATGGCGACCGCAGCGCAGGAGTTCACGCCCGCGGAGTTCCGCGCGTCGCTCGAGCGGTTCGGCATCGGCGAGCCGCCCCGCGTCGGCCTGCCCGACGAGGCGCACGGCACGCTGCGATCGCTCAAGAACTGGAACGACTACACGCACGTCTCGATCGCGTTCGGCCAGGAAGTGACGACGAGCGTGGCGCAGGTCGCGCGGGCCTACAGCGCCTTTGCGCGCAACGGGAGCGAGGCGGGTACGGTGCCCGCGTTGCGGCTGAGCGCCGTAGGCGTCAATGGCCCGGACGGGCTCGTGGCGCGGCGTGCGGTCTCGCCCGAAGCCGCGATGGCGACGCGCACGGTCATGGTACAAATCGCCGAGAAGCTCGACGAGAAGATGCGTGGGGAAGGGCCGTTCGAGTATTCGATGTTCGGGAAGTCGGGCACCGCGCAGGTGGCGCCAGAGCGCACGGAGGCGTGGCACCGCCGCCCGCCCGGGGCGCGGGGCTACCTCGAGCGTCAGTACGTCTCGAGCTTCGTCGCCGGTGCGCCGCTCGACCGGCCGCGCATCGTGGTGATGGTGAGCGTCGAGGACCCGGGGCCCGAGACCATCCGCCGGAACCAGTACTACGGCTCGAGCGTGGCGGGGCCCGCGGTGCGTCGGATCGTCGAGCGGGTGCTGCCCTACCTGGGCGTCGAGCCCGACCGCGAGACGGCCGATGCCTCTTCCACGAGCGCGCTGGCGAACGCGCGGTAG
- a CDS encoding valine--tRNA ligase has protein sequence MPELPKQYDPKTAEADAWRRWDDADAFSADPRAVLRGDRKPYAVVIPPPNVTARLHLGHALNTTVQDALVRAHRMKGFETLWMPGTDHAGIATQTVVERRLMETEGKRRTDFSREDFVAHVQAFKDDFEAQITEQFKAMGASCDWARQRFTMDEICARAVREAFFVFFRDGLIYRGKRLVNWDPVTGTALADDEVDMVEVDGTFTYLRYPLVHAPKNEDDPRDTEPVTWSELAARGYPADHIEGEDEEPAYLTVATTRPETYLGDTGVAINPKDTRAKALRGMRAQLPIVGRVVPIVEDDYVVLPDPESDDAKARMATGFLKVTPAHDPNDYEIGRRHHLPIINVMAPDASISADFGWAEADPDGARDAHIFMGKPREEARKLVQREFEARGLLQGIKPHRHSVGHSYRSHAAIEPYFTDQWYVRVTDDKLRGSAQRALHRTQRESEGFKPRTGVKSDSTIKFHPARYAKTYEQWHDNLRDWCISRQLWWGHRIPVWSKAFGTFTNFIGEEDSKQDKLVNLMMSLRDHDHSTPIVYRLVSASDMGVPLRDPAEIQECEDLVCLVCVRRPGPFETEKYGTIEFEALLEEAGFERDPDVLDTWFSSALWPISTMGWPEPAIAGDEFDGLLDAFNPTSVLCTAREIITLWVSRMVMFNRYFLVTQQQEPGTGAVPFNDVFIHAMIQDGQGRKMSKSLGNGVDPMDIIESHGADAMRFTLAHMTTHTQDVRMPVEADPKTGRNTSPKFDMGRNVCNKLWNAARLVLGILDQCDPPPASINAGDLGVLDAWMLARVGQALDEIDEALADYNFHAYAEAFYNLFWRDFCDWYLEAIKPTVRQDASQRGVMRLVLEAILRVAHPVMPFITESIGEQLGQHPLPQVDGLSLGDARESAVLATAAWPSADESIRNADATALFERARGLVTAVREVRAKHNVKPRRMVTLHAPSELADALEPVASIVHTLAELEAITTDPAEGEAATFTFDGWELRLSNLADEVDAGAERERLEREIAELDGSRKTLEGRLSNPGYTEKAPAKLVEQSREQLDRVKQDLATAQQALERLS, from the coding sequence ATGCCCGAACTACCCAAGCAATACGACCCGAAAACCGCCGAGGCCGACGCCTGGCGACGGTGGGACGACGCCGACGCCTTCTCTGCCGATCCGCGGGCCGTGCTCCGAGGCGATCGCAAGCCCTACGCCGTCGTTATTCCCCCGCCGAACGTCACCGCCCGCCTCCACCTGGGCCACGCCCTGAACACCACCGTCCAGGACGCCCTCGTCCGCGCCCACCGCATGAAGGGCTTCGAGACGCTGTGGATGCCCGGCACCGACCACGCCGGCATCGCCACCCAGACGGTCGTCGAACGCCGCCTCATGGAGACCGAGGGCAAGCGGCGCACCGACTTCTCCCGCGAAGACTTCGTCGCCCACGTCCAGGCCTTCAAGGACGACTTCGAGGCCCAGATCACCGAGCAATTCAAGGCCATGGGCGCCTCGTGCGACTGGGCCCGCCAGCGCTTCACCATGGACGAGATCTGCGCCCGCGCCGTTCGCGAGGCGTTCTTCGTCTTCTTCCGCGATGGCCTGATCTACCGCGGCAAGCGCCTCGTCAACTGGGACCCCGTCACCGGCACCGCCCTGGCCGACGACGAGGTCGACATGGTCGAGGTCGACGGAACCTTCACCTACCTGCGATACCCCCTCGTGCACGCGCCCAAGAACGAGGACGACCCCCGCGACACCGAGCCCGTCACCTGGAGCGAACTCGCCGCCCGCGGCTATCCGGCCGACCACATCGAAGGCGAGGACGAAGAGCCCGCCTACCTCACGGTCGCCACCACGCGCCCCGAAACCTACCTGGGCGATACCGGCGTCGCCATCAACCCAAAGGACACGCGCGCCAAGGCTCTCCGGGGCATGCGCGCGCAGCTCCCGATCGTCGGCCGCGTCGTGCCGATCGTCGAAGACGACTACGTCGTGCTGCCCGACCCCGAGAGCGACGACGCCAAGGCGAGGATGGCCACCGGCTTCCTCAAGGTCACCCCGGCGCACGACCCCAACGACTACGAGATCGGCCGCCGCCACCACCTGCCCATCATCAACGTCATGGCGCCCGACGCCAGCATCAGCGCCGACTTCGGCTGGGCCGAGGCAGACCCCGACGGCGCCCGCGACGCCCACATCTTCATGGGCAAGCCCCGCGAGGAAGCACGAAAGCTCGTGCAGCGAGAGTTCGAGGCCCGCGGCCTGCTCCAGGGCATCAAGCCCCACCGCCACAGCGTGGGCCACAGCTACCGCAGCCACGCCGCCATCGAGCCCTACTTCACCGACCAGTGGTACGTCCGCGTCACCGACGACAAGCTCCGCGGCAGCGCCCAGCGCGCCCTGCACCGCACCCAGCGCGAGAGCGAGGGCTTCAAGCCGCGCACGGGCGTCAAGAGCGACTCGACCATCAAGTTCCACCCCGCCCGCTACGCCAAGACCTACGAGCAGTGGCACGACAACCTGCGCGACTGGTGCATCAGCCGCCAGCTCTGGTGGGGCCACCGCATCCCGGTATGGAGCAAGGCCTTCGGAACCTTCACCAACTTCATCGGCGAGGAAGACTCCAAGCAAGACAAGCTCGTCAACCTCATGATGAGCCTGCGCGACCACGACCACTCGACGCCCATCGTCTACCGCTTGGTCAGCGCCAGCGACATGGGCGTGCCGCTGCGAGACCCCGCCGAGATCCAGGAGTGCGAAGACCTGGTCTGCCTCGTCTGCGTCCGCCGGCCCGGCCCGTTCGAGACCGAGAAATACGGCACCATCGAGTTCGAGGCCCTGCTCGAAGAGGCCGGCTTCGAGCGCGACCCCGACGTGCTCGACACGTGGTTCAGCAGCGCCCTCTGGCCCATCTCGACCATGGGCTGGCCCGAGCCCGCCATCGCCGGCGACGAGTTCGACGGCCTACTCGACGCCTTCAACCCGACCAGCGTGCTCTGCACCGCACGCGAGATCATCACGCTGTGGGTCAGCCGCATGGTGATGTTCAACCGCTACTTCCTCGTCACCCAGCAGCAGGAGCCGGGCACCGGCGCGGTCCCCTTCAACGACGTCTTCATCCACGCGATGATCCAGGACGGCCAGGGCCGCAAGATGAGCAAGAGCCTGGGCAACGGCGTCGACCCGATGGACATCATCGAGAGCCACGGCGCCGACGCCATGCGCTTCACGCTCGCCCACATGACCACGCACACCCAGGACGTGCGCATGCCCGTCGAGGCCGACCCCAAGACCGGCCGCAACACGAGCCCGAAGTTCGACATGGGCCGCAACGTGTGCAACAAGCTCTGGAATGCCGCCCGCCTGGTGCTGGGCATCCTCGATCAGTGCGACCCGCCGCCGGCCTCCATCAACGCCGGCGACCTCGGCGTGCTCGACGCCTGGATGCTCGCGCGCGTCGGCCAGGCACTCGACGAGATCGACGAAGCCCTCGCCGACTACAACTTCCACGCCTACGCCGAGGCGTTCTACAACCTCTTCTGGCGCGACTTCTGCGACTGGTACCTCGAGGCCATCAAGCCGACCGTCCGCCAGGATGCGAGCCAGCGCGGCGTCATGCGCCTCGTCCTCGAGGCCATCCTCCGCGTCGCCCACCCCGTCATGCCCTTCATCACCGAGTCGATCGGCGAGCAACTCGGCCAGCACCCACTGCCGCAGGTCGATGGCCTGTCGCTGGGCGATGCCCGCGAGTCGGCCGTGCTCGCAACCGCCGCATGGCCCTCGGCCGACGAGTCGATCCGCAACGCCGACGCCACCGCGCTCTTCGAGCGTGCCCGCGGCCTGGTCACCGCCGTCCGAGAGGTCCGCGCCAAGCACAACGTCAAGCCCCGCCGCATGGTCACGCTGCACGCCCCGAGCGAACTGGCCGACGCGCTCGAACCGGTCGCTAGCATCGTGCACACGCTCGCGGAGCTCGAAGCCATCACCACCGACCCCGCCGAGGGCGAGGCCGCCACGTTCACCTTCGACGGCTGGGAGCTGCGGCTCTCCAACCTCGCCGACGAAGTCGACGCCGGCGCCGAACGCGAGCGGCTCGAGCGCGAGATCGCCGAGCTCGATGGCTCGCGCAAGACGCTCGAGGGCCGCCTGAGCAACCCGGGCTACACCGAGAAGGCGCCCGCCAAGCTCGTCGAACAATCCCGCGAGCAGCTCGACCGCGTCAAGCAAGACCTCGCCACCGCCCAGCAGGCCCTGGAGCGACTGAGCTGA
- a CDS encoding LysM peptidoglycan-binding domain-containing protein, producing the protein MTREQKLALVLGFAAVMVVGLLISDHLAAARSAELEDAPHDATVLIDATEGQAMRRIVAVPQDEDEYRGRPARRIQDSNERDVPKAAEQSGGGLAIEAPVEAAPERPRPGPIKLVVGEGGGAFMPAEPPRERTVLDVVGESVADGAEAMAQGMRKLTGLATSTKPNGMASLNGADGRSVSREVSTQPVVVQHHVQANESLYKIAEKYYGDGNAWRRIAKDNAGRVGENGSVRQGVTLRIFDPTASVVAAAAPSKQAAPRELKPTRGGPLTYTVKSGDTLGEIAQDLLGTVRRQHELIALNRDVLKDPDNLRAGTVLKLPSS; encoded by the coding sequence TTGACTCGAGAGCAGAAGCTGGCCCTGGTGCTTGGATTCGCCGCCGTGATGGTGGTCGGGTTGTTGATTAGCGACCATCTGGCGGCCGCTCGGTCGGCCGAGCTCGAAGACGCGCCCCACGACGCGACGGTGCTCATCGACGCGACCGAGGGCCAGGCCATGCGGCGGATCGTTGCGGTGCCGCAGGATGAGGACGAGTATCGGGGGCGGCCGGCGCGTCGGATCCAGGATTCGAACGAGCGGGATGTTCCGAAGGCTGCGGAGCAGTCTGGCGGCGGCTTGGCGATCGAGGCTCCGGTCGAGGCGGCGCCCGAGCGGCCACGGCCCGGCCCTATCAAGCTGGTGGTGGGCGAGGGCGGCGGCGCGTTCATGCCCGCCGAGCCGCCGCGCGAGCGGACGGTGCTGGACGTCGTGGGCGAGTCGGTCGCGGACGGCGCTGAAGCGATGGCCCAGGGCATGCGAAAGCTCACCGGCCTGGCGACGTCCACGAAGCCCAACGGCATGGCGTCGCTGAACGGCGCCGACGGCCGGTCCGTCTCGCGTGAGGTTTCGACCCAGCCGGTCGTCGTGCAGCACCACGTGCAGGCGAACGAGTCGCTGTACAAGATCGCCGAGAAGTACTACGGCGACGGCAACGCGTGGCGTCGCATCGCCAAGGACAATGCCGGCCGCGTGGGCGAGAATGGCTCGGTGCGTCAGGGCGTGACGTTGCGGATCTTCGATCCGACGGCATCGGTCGTTGCCGCGGCGGCGCCATCGAAGCAGGCCGCGCCCCGCGAACTGAAGCCGACCCGTGGCGGTCCGCTGACGTACACGGTCAAGTCGGGCGACACGCTGGGCGAGATCGCGCAGGACCTGCTCGGAACGGTGCGCCGCCAGCACGAGCTGATCGCGCTCAACCGGGACGTGCTGAAGGACCCGGACAACCTGCGGGCGGGCACGGTGCTGAAGCTGCCGAGTTCCTGA
- a CDS encoding tetratricopeptide repeat protein, whose product MTTREEARLALDRLPSRFPGYESEEPPRKGLGIGTLAVGVLSIGLVVALAVFWQGAKPPPSSAAAASVGSPPKSADITAALEQARTYIADGEPSMALAVLEPMVARADRDRELRVALAQAYLAIDDDEAAYDQFSQAITLGRTDPQLHFAAGTLASRLGRQTEAIAHLRLAHEAEPSNPQYALFLGQAELEAGNYAPATAALARARHASPDDPRIWGMLAEIALRENKAEMALQHAGRARHHDPESDAWKIIQARALKRMGDASKAVVVINSLSPGAMRTKPVLRLAGECYGMLKRPVEAAQLYRAASDAKPKDPEFAFEAAVWLDRADDRPTALAYARRAKEAGHAGAAKLAERLADQREFKSQPR is encoded by the coding sequence ATGACGACGCGTGAAGAGGCCAGGCTCGCCCTGGACCGGCTGCCATCTCGATTCCCCGGATACGAGTCCGAGGAGCCACCTCGCAAGGGGCTGGGCATCGGTACGCTCGCGGTCGGCGTGCTGTCGATCGGGCTGGTCGTGGCGCTGGCCGTGTTCTGGCAGGGCGCCAAGCCGCCTCCGAGTTCGGCGGCCGCCGCGTCGGTCGGCAGCCCGCCCAAGTCCGCCGACATTACCGCCGCGTTGGAGCAAGCGCGGACGTACATCGCCGACGGCGAGCCGTCGATGGCGCTCGCCGTGCTCGAGCCGATGGTCGCGCGGGCCGATCGCGACCGCGAGCTCCGTGTCGCGCTGGCGCAGGCGTACCTGGCGATCGACGACGACGAGGCGGCGTACGACCAGTTCTCGCAGGCCATCACGCTGGGGCGGACCGATCCGCAGTTGCACTTCGCGGCTGGCACGCTTGCCTCTCGACTGGGCCGGCAGACCGAGGCCATCGCGCACCTCCGGCTCGCGCACGAGGCCGAGCCCTCGAACCCGCAGTATGCGCTGTTCCTGGGGCAGGCCGAGCTCGAGGCGGGCAACTACGCCCCGGCCACGGCCGCGCTCGCTCGGGCACGGCACGCGTCGCCGGACGACCCGCGCATCTGGGGCATGCTGGCCGAGATCGCGCTGCGCGAAAACAAGGCCGAGATGGCGCTACAGCATGCGGGCCGGGCGCGACACCACGACCCCGAGAGCGACGCGTGGAAGATCATCCAGGCTCGAGCACTCAAGCGCATGGGCGATGCCTCGAAGGCCGTGGTGGTGATCAACTCGCTCTCGCCCGGTGCGATGCGGACCAAGCCGGTGCTGCGGCTGGCCGGCGAGTGCTACGGCATGCTCAAGCGGCCCGTCGAGGCGGCGCAGCTCTACCGGGCCGCGTCGGACGCGAAGCCCAAGGATCCGGAGTTTGCCTTCGAAGCTGCGGTGTGGCTCGATCGGGCCGATGACCGACCGACGGCGCTGGCGTATGCGCGGCGTGCGAAGGAAGCGGGGCACGCCGGGGCGGCGAAGCTGGCCGAGCGGCTGGCCGACCAGCGCGAGTTCAAGTCTCAGCCGAGGTAG
- the sppA gene encoding signal peptide peptidase SppA, whose translation MKAVLLLVLALLLLAGCSPLGLTVRLGPANDQIVASKVLEVGEGPGATSDRVAMIVVRGLITDTPTPGLLGASTAPIDDMVAQLKMAADDPAVKAVILRIDSPGGTVAGSETAYREVRAFAEATGKPVIVSLGEVATSGGYYLALAGDHVMAEPATLTGSIGVLIPSFNASEGLDKLGIRTLFVTSGPNKDLANPLAPVQEGHYDILRGIVGEYYASFLSLVLRRRPGLLPDEVSAATDGRVMTGDTAAAIGLVDSLGGVRDAMDTAMESAGLERAILIRYGPRGNAPRTAYASGQTPTPLMADNSVSLLRFDGGGLSAGTLGLRPGVGYYVWIP comes from the coding sequence ATGAAAGCCGTCCTCCTGCTTGTCCTTGCCTTGCTCCTGCTCGCCGGCTGCTCGCCCCTGGGCCTCACCGTGCGTCTGGGCCCGGCCAACGACCAGATCGTGGCCTCCAAGGTCCTCGAGGTCGGCGAGGGCCCCGGCGCCACCAGCGACCGCGTCGCGATGATCGTCGTGCGCGGCCTGATCACCGACACCCCGACCCCGGGCCTGCTGGGCGCCAGCACCGCCCCGATCGACGACATGGTGGCCCAGCTCAAGATGGCCGCCGACGACCCGGCCGTCAAGGCCGTCATCCTCCGCATCGACTCGCCCGGCGGCACCGTCGCCGGCAGCGAGACGGCCTACCGCGAGGTCCGGGCCTTCGCAGAGGCCACCGGCAAGCCCGTCATCGTCTCCCTGGGCGAGGTTGCCACCAGCGGCGGGTACTACCTGGCCCTGGCCGGCGACCACGTGATGGCCGAACCCGCCACGCTCACCGGCTCCATCGGCGTGCTCATCCCCAGCTTCAACGCCAGCGAGGGGCTCGACAAGCTGGGCATCCGGACCCTGTTCGTCACCAGCGGCCCAAACAAGGACCTGGCCAATCCCTTGGCGCCCGTCCAGGAAGGCCACTACGACATCCTCCGCGGCATCGTGGGCGAGTACTACGCGAGCTTCCTTTCGCTCGTCCTCCGCCGACGCCCGGGCCTGCTCCCCGACGAGGTCTCCGCTGCCACAGACGGCCGCGTCATGACCGGCGACACCGCCGCCGCCATCGGACTGGTCGATAGCCTCGGCGGCGTGCGCGACGCGATGGACACCGCCATGGAGAGCGCCGGCCTGGAGCGCGCCATCCTCATCCGCTACGGCCCACGCGGCAACGCCCCACGCACGGCCTACGCCAGCGGCCAAACCCCCACCCCGCTCATGGCCGACAACTCCGTCAGCCTCCTGCGGTTCGACGGCGGCGGCCTCTCGGCTGGCACGCTCGGCCTGCGACCGGGCGTGGGCTACTACGTGTGGATTCCCTGA
- the rsmH gene encoding 16S rRNA (cytosine(1402)-N(4))-methyltransferase RsmH gives MSQSEHQSVLAREAIELLVLRPGNVYADATAGLGGHAVTAAGLVGSEGVVVLNDLDGSMLERASATVAEAQPDVRVEAVRGSFAGLPAAMAGMGLRADALLADLGFASPQVDDPDRGFSFRQDGPLDMRLDPTSGVSAAELLATASEAEIAEILWTFGEERGSRRIARKVVASRDSQPITTTRALAELVRSCTTGGGIDPATRTFQALRIAVNDELGALSALLDAIASQAGSTSIGSEPVRAGGAVREHGAGRWLAQGARVAIISFHSLEDRMVKRAFSSLSDAGQARRLTRKPIVPGDAEVAVNRRARSGRLRAIELTPSVEGGPSR, from the coding sequence ATGTCCCAGAGCGAACACCAGTCCGTGCTTGCCCGCGAGGCGATCGAGCTCCTTGTGTTGCGGCCCGGCAACGTGTACGCCGACGCGACGGCGGGCCTGGGCGGGCACGCGGTGACGGCGGCGGGCCTCGTGGGGTCCGAGGGCGTGGTGGTCCTGAACGACCTCGACGGATCCATGCTCGAGCGCGCGAGCGCGACCGTGGCGGAAGCGCAGCCTGACGTACGGGTCGAGGCGGTCCGCGGCTCGTTCGCGGGGCTGCCAGCCGCGATGGCCGGAATGGGGCTTCGAGCCGACGCGTTGCTGGCCGACCTGGGGTTCGCCAGCCCTCAGGTCGACGATCCCGACCGCGGGTTCTCGTTTCGGCAGGATGGGCCGCTGGACATGCGGCTGGACCCGACCAGCGGGGTGAGCGCAGCGGAGCTGTTGGCCACCGCGAGCGAGGCCGAGATCGCGGAGATTCTGTGGACGTTCGGCGAGGAGCGGGGGTCTCGTCGGATCGCGCGGAAAGTTGTCGCCTCTCGGGATTCGCAACCGATAACGACCACGCGCGCGCTCGCAGAGCTCGTCCGGTCTTGCACCACTGGTGGCGGCATCGACCCGGCTACTCGGACGTTCCAGGCGTTACGGATAGCCGTCAACGACGAGCTGGGCGCGCTGTCGGCCCTGCTTGACGCGATTGCGTCTCAAGCCGGGTCGACGAGCATCGGGAGCGAGCCGGTCCGGGCAGGCGGGGCGGTGCGCGAGCACGGGGCCGGCCGTTGGCTGGCCCAGGGGGCACGGGTGGCCATCATCTCCTTCCATTCTCTCGAGGATCGGATGGTCAAGCGTGCGTTCTCGTCGCTGAGCGACGCCGGGCAGGCCCGTCGGCTGACGCGCAAGCCCATCGTGCCGGGCGACGCGGAGGTCGCGGTGAATCGTCGCGCCCGATCGGGCCGCCTGCGCGCCATCGAACTGACCCCGAGCGTGGAAGGGGGACCGTCGCGTTGA